One Delphinus delphis chromosome 3, mDelDel1.2, whole genome shotgun sequence genomic region harbors:
- the HNRNPM gene encoding heterogeneous nuclear ribonucleoprotein M isoform X7: MEESMKKAAEVLNKHSLSGRPLKVKEDPDGEHARRAMQKVMATTGGMGMGPGGPGMINIPPSILNNPNIPNEIIHALQAGRLGSTVFVANLDYKVGWKKLKEVFSMAGVVVRADILEDKDGKSRGIGTVTFEQSIEAVQAISMFNGQLLFDRPMHVKMDERALPKGDFFPPERPQQLPHGLGGIGMGLGPGGQPIDANHLNKGIGMGNIGPAGMEGPFGGGMENMGRFGSGMNMGRINGGGGGSVPGIERMGPGIDRIGGAGMERMGAGLGHGMDRVGSEIERMGLVMDRMGSVERMGSGIERMGPLGLDHMASSIERMGQTMERIGSGVERMGAGMGFGLERMAAPIDRVGQTIERMGSGVERMGPAIERMGLSMERMVPAGMGAGLERMGPVMDRMATGLERMGANNLERMGLERMGANSLERMGLERMGANSLERMGPAMGPALGAGIERMGLAMGGGGGASFDRAIEMERGNFGGSFAGSFGGAGGHAPGVARKACQIFVRNLPFDFTWKMLKDKFNECGHVLYADIKMENGKSKGCGVVKFESPEVAERACRMMNGMKLSGREIDVRIDRNA; the protein is encoded by the exons ATGGAAGAGAGCATGAAAAAAGCTGCTGAAGTTCTAAACAAGCATAGTCTGAGTGGAAGACCACTGAAAGTCAAAGAA GATCCTGATGGTGAACATGCCAGGAGAGCAATGCAAAAGGTGATGGCTACGACTGGTGGGATGGGTATGGGACCAGGTGGCCCAGGAATGATTAATATCCCACCCAGTATCCTAAATAATCCTAACATCCCAAATGAGATTATCCATGCATTACAGGCTGGAAGACTTGGAAGCACAGTATTTGTAGCAAAT CTGGATTATAAAGTTGGCTGGAAGAAACTGAAGGAAGTTTTTAGTATGGCTGGTGTGGTGGTCCGAGCAGACATTCTTGAGGATAAAGATGGAAAAAGTCGTGGAATAGGCACTGTTACTTTTGAACAGTCCATTGAAGCTGTGCAAGCTATAT CTATGTTTAATGGCCAACTGCTATTTGACAGACCAATGCACGTGAAAATG gatGAGAGGGCCTTACCAAAGGGAGATTTTTTCCCTCCTGAGCGTCCACAACAACTTCCCC aTGGACTTGGTGGTATTGGCATGGGGTTAGGACCAGGAGGGCAGCCTATTGACGCCAATCATTTGAATAAAGGCATTGGAATGGGCAACATAGGACCCGCAG GCATGGAGGGACCCTTTGGTGGTGGTATGGAAAACATGGGTCGATTTGGATCTGGGATGAACATGGGCAGAATAAACG GTGGAGGCGGAGGCAGTGTCCCTGGAATTGAGAGGATGGGCCCCGGCATTGACCGCATTGGGGGTGCCGGCATGGAGCGCATGGGTGCAGGCCTGGGCCACGGCATGGATCGTGTGGGCTCTGAGATTGAGCGCATGGGCCTGGTCATGGACCGCATGGGCTCAGTCGAGCGCATGGGCTCCGGCATCGAGCGCATGGGCCCACTGGGCCTCGACCACATGGCCTCCAGCATCGAGCGCATGGGCCAGACCATGGAGCGCATCGGCTCTGGTGTGGAGCGCATGGGTGCCGGCATGGGCTTTGGCCTGGAGCGTATGGCCGCACCCATTGACCGTGTGGGCCAGACCATCGAGCGCATGGGCTCTGGCGTGGAGCGAATGGGCCCTGCCATCGAGCGCATGGGCCTGAGCATGGAGCGCATGGTGCCCGCAGGCATGGGGGCAGGCCTGGAGCGCATGGGCCCTGTGATGGATCGCATGGCCACCGGCCTGGAGCGCATGGGCGCCAACAACCTGGAGCGCATGGGCCTGGAGCGTATGGGCGCCAACAGTCTCGAGCGCATGGGCCTGGAGCGCATGGGCGCCAACAGCCTGGAGCGCATGGGTCCCGCCATGGGCCCGGCCCTGGGCGCTGGCATTGAGCGCATGGGCCTGGCCATGGGTGGTGGTGGCGGTGCCAGCTTTGACCGTGCCATCGAGATGGAGCGTGGCAACTTTGGAGGAAGCTTCGCAGGTTCCTTTGGTGGAGCCGGAGGCCATGCTCCTGGGGTGGCCAGGAAGGCCTGCCAGATATTTGTGAGAAAT CTCCCATTTGATTTTACATGGAAGATGCTAAAAGACAAGTTCAACGAATGTG GCCACGTGCTGTATGCCGACATCAAGATGGAGAATGGGAAGTCCAAGGGGTGCGGTGTGGTTAAGTTTGAGTCGCCAGAGGTGGCTGAGAGAGCCTGCCGGATGATGAATGGGATGAAGCTGAGTGGCCGAGAGATTGATGTTCGAATCGATAGAAATGCTTAA
- the HNRNPM gene encoding heterogeneous nuclear ribonucleoprotein M isoform X6: MEESMKKAAEVLNKHSLSGRPLKVKEDPDGEHARRAMQKVMATTGGMGMGPGGPGMINIPPSILNNPNIPNEIIHALQAGRLGSTVFVANLDYKVGWKKLKEVFSMAGVVVRADILEDKDGKSRGIGTVTFEQSIEAVQAISMFNGQLLFDRPMHVKMDERALPKGDFFPPERPQQLPHGLGGIGMGLGPGGQPIDANHLNKGIGMGNIGPAGMGMEGIGFGINKMGGMEGPFGGGMENMGRFGSGMNMGRINGGGGGSVPGIERMGPGIDRIGGAGMERMGAGLGHGMDRVGSEIERMGLVMDRMGSVERMGSGIERMGPLGLDHMASSIERMGQTMERIGSGVERMGAGMGFGLERMAAPIDRVGQTIERMGSGVERMGPAIERMGLSMERMVPAGMGAGLERMGPVMDRMATGLERMGANNLERMGLERMGANSLERMGLERMGANSLERMGPAMGPALGAGIERMGLAMGGGGGASFDRAIEMERGNFGGSFAGSFGGAGGHAPGVARKACQIFVRNLPFDFTWKMLKDKFNECGHVLYADIKMENGKSKGCGVVKFESPEVAERACRMMNGMKLSGREIDVRIDRNA; encoded by the exons ATGGAAGAGAGCATGAAAAAAGCTGCTGAAGTTCTAAACAAGCATAGTCTGAGTGGAAGACCACTGAAAGTCAAAGAA GATCCTGATGGTGAACATGCCAGGAGAGCAATGCAAAAGGTGATGGCTACGACTGGTGGGATGGGTATGGGACCAGGTGGCCCAGGAATGATTAATATCCCACCCAGTATCCTAAATAATCCTAACATCCCAAATGAGATTATCCATGCATTACAGGCTGGAAGACTTGGAAGCACAGTATTTGTAGCAAAT CTGGATTATAAAGTTGGCTGGAAGAAACTGAAGGAAGTTTTTAGTATGGCTGGTGTGGTGGTCCGAGCAGACATTCTTGAGGATAAAGATGGAAAAAGTCGTGGAATAGGCACTGTTACTTTTGAACAGTCCATTGAAGCTGTGCAAGCTATAT CTATGTTTAATGGCCAACTGCTATTTGACAGACCAATGCACGTGAAAATG gatGAGAGGGCCTTACCAAAGGGAGATTTTTTCCCTCCTGAGCGTCCACAACAACTTCCCC aTGGACTTGGTGGTATTGGCATGGGGTTAGGACCAGGAGGGCAGCCTATTGACGCCAATCATTTGAATAAAGGCATTGGAATGGGCAACATAGGACCCGCAG gaatgGGAATGGAAGGCATAGGAtttggaataaataaaatgggag GCATGGAGGGACCCTTTGGTGGTGGTATGGAAAACATGGGTCGATTTGGATCTGGGATGAACATGGGCAGAATAAACG GTGGAGGCGGAGGCAGTGTCCCTGGAATTGAGAGGATGGGCCCCGGCATTGACCGCATTGGGGGTGCCGGCATGGAGCGCATGGGTGCAGGCCTGGGCCACGGCATGGATCGTGTGGGCTCTGAGATTGAGCGCATGGGCCTGGTCATGGACCGCATGGGCTCAGTCGAGCGCATGGGCTCCGGCATCGAGCGCATGGGCCCACTGGGCCTCGACCACATGGCCTCCAGCATCGAGCGCATGGGCCAGACCATGGAGCGCATCGGCTCTGGTGTGGAGCGCATGGGTGCCGGCATGGGCTTTGGCCTGGAGCGTATGGCCGCACCCATTGACCGTGTGGGCCAGACCATCGAGCGCATGGGCTCTGGCGTGGAGCGAATGGGCCCTGCCATCGAGCGCATGGGCCTGAGCATGGAGCGCATGGTGCCCGCAGGCATGGGGGCAGGCCTGGAGCGCATGGGCCCTGTGATGGATCGCATGGCCACCGGCCTGGAGCGCATGGGCGCCAACAACCTGGAGCGCATGGGCCTGGAGCGTATGGGCGCCAACAGTCTCGAGCGCATGGGCCTGGAGCGCATGGGCGCCAACAGCCTGGAGCGCATGGGTCCCGCCATGGGCCCGGCCCTGGGCGCTGGCATTGAGCGCATGGGCCTGGCCATGGGTGGTGGTGGCGGTGCCAGCTTTGACCGTGCCATCGAGATGGAGCGTGGCAACTTTGGAGGAAGCTTCGCAGGTTCCTTTGGTGGAGCCGGAGGCCATGCTCCTGGGGTGGCCAGGAAGGCCTGCCAGATATTTGTGAGAAAT CTCCCATTTGATTTTACATGGAAGATGCTAAAAGACAAGTTCAACGAATGTG GCCACGTGCTGTATGCCGACATCAAGATGGAGAATGGGAAGTCCAAGGGGTGCGGTGTGGTTAAGTTTGAGTCGCCAGAGGTGGCTGAGAGAGCCTGCCGGATGATGAATGGGATGAAGCTGAGTGGCCGAGAGATTGATGTTCGAATCGATAGAAATGCTTAA
- the HNRNPM gene encoding heterogeneous nuclear ribonucleoprotein M isoform X1, translated as MEESMKKAAEVLNKHSLSGRPLKVKEDPDGEHARRAMQKVMATTGGMGMGPGGPGMINIPPSILNNPNIPNEIIHALQAGRLGSTVFVANLDYKVGWKKLKEVFSMAGVVVRADILEDKDGKSRGIGTVTFEQSIEAVQAISMFNGQLLFDRPMHVKMDERALPKGDFFPPERPQQLPHGLGGIGMGLGPGGQPIDANHLNKGIGMGNIGPAGMGMEGIGFGINKMGGMEGPFGGGMENMGRFGSGMNMGRINEMERGMGGGFERDFARNEMGMSRSFGEPLGRGMEILSNALKRGEIIAKQGGGGGGGSVPGIERMGPGIDRIGGAGMERMGAGLGHGMDRVGSEIERMGLVMDRMGSVERMGSGIERMGPLGLDHMASSIERMGQTMERIGSGVERMGAGMGFGLERMAAPIDRVGQTIERMGSGVERMGPAIERMGLSMERMVPAGMGAGLERMGPVMDRMATGLERMGANNLERMGLERMGANSLERMGLERMGANSLERMGPAMGPALGAGIERMGLAMGGGGGASFDRAIEMERGNFGGSFAGSFGGAGGHAPGVARKACQIFVRNLPFDFTWKMLKDKFNECGHVLYADIKMENGKSKGCGVVKFESPEVAERACRMMNGMKLSGREIDVRIDRNA; from the exons ATGGAAGAGAGCATGAAAAAAGCTGCTGAAGTTCTAAACAAGCATAGTCTGAGTGGAAGACCACTGAAAGTCAAAGAA GATCCTGATGGTGAACATGCCAGGAGAGCAATGCAAAAGGTGATGGCTACGACTGGTGGGATGGGTATGGGACCAGGTGGCCCAGGAATGATTAATATCCCACCCAGTATCCTAAATAATCCTAACATCCCAAATGAGATTATCCATGCATTACAGGCTGGAAGACTTGGAAGCACAGTATTTGTAGCAAAT CTGGATTATAAAGTTGGCTGGAAGAAACTGAAGGAAGTTTTTAGTATGGCTGGTGTGGTGGTCCGAGCAGACATTCTTGAGGATAAAGATGGAAAAAGTCGTGGAATAGGCACTGTTACTTTTGAACAGTCCATTGAAGCTGTGCAAGCTATAT CTATGTTTAATGGCCAACTGCTATTTGACAGACCAATGCACGTGAAAATG gatGAGAGGGCCTTACCAAAGGGAGATTTTTTCCCTCCTGAGCGTCCACAACAACTTCCCC aTGGACTTGGTGGTATTGGCATGGGGTTAGGACCAGGAGGGCAGCCTATTGACGCCAATCATTTGAATAAAGGCATTGGAATGGGCAACATAGGACCCGCAG gaatgGGAATGGAAGGCATAGGAtttggaataaataaaatgggag GCATGGAGGGACCCTTTGGTGGTGGTATGGAAAACATGGGTCGATTTGGATCTGGGATGAACATGGGCAGAATAAACG agATGGAGCGTGGCATGGGTGGAGGATTTGAGAGAGACTTTGCCAGAAATGAAATGGGAATGTCTCGAAGCTTTGGAGAGCCCCTTGGCAGAGGAATGG AAATCCTAAGTAATGCACTGAAGAGAGGAGAGATCATTGCAAAGCAGGGAGGAG GTGGAGGCGGAGGCAGTGTCCCTGGAATTGAGAGGATGGGCCCCGGCATTGACCGCATTGGGGGTGCCGGCATGGAGCGCATGGGTGCAGGCCTGGGCCACGGCATGGATCGTGTGGGCTCTGAGATTGAGCGCATGGGCCTGGTCATGGACCGCATGGGCTCAGTCGAGCGCATGGGCTCCGGCATCGAGCGCATGGGCCCACTGGGCCTCGACCACATGGCCTCCAGCATCGAGCGCATGGGCCAGACCATGGAGCGCATCGGCTCTGGTGTGGAGCGCATGGGTGCCGGCATGGGCTTTGGCCTGGAGCGTATGGCCGCACCCATTGACCGTGTGGGCCAGACCATCGAGCGCATGGGCTCTGGCGTGGAGCGAATGGGCCCTGCCATCGAGCGCATGGGCCTGAGCATGGAGCGCATGGTGCCCGCAGGCATGGGGGCAGGCCTGGAGCGCATGGGCCCTGTGATGGATCGCATGGCCACCGGCCTGGAGCGCATGGGCGCCAACAACCTGGAGCGCATGGGCCTGGAGCGTATGGGCGCCAACAGTCTCGAGCGCATGGGCCTGGAGCGCATGGGCGCCAACAGCCTGGAGCGCATGGGTCCCGCCATGGGCCCGGCCCTGGGCGCTGGCATTGAGCGCATGGGCCTGGCCATGGGTGGTGGTGGCGGTGCCAGCTTTGACCGTGCCATCGAGATGGAGCGTGGCAACTTTGGAGGAAGCTTCGCAGGTTCCTTTGGTGGAGCCGGAGGCCATGCTCCTGGGGTGGCCAGGAAGGCCTGCCAGATATTTGTGAGAAAT CTCCCATTTGATTTTACATGGAAGATGCTAAAAGACAAGTTCAACGAATGTG GCCACGTGCTGTATGCCGACATCAAGATGGAGAATGGGAAGTCCAAGGGGTGCGGTGTGGTTAAGTTTGAGTCGCCAGAGGTGGCTGAGAGAGCCTGCCGGATGATGAATGGGATGAAGCTGAGTGGCCGAGAGATTGATGTTCGAATCGATAGAAATGCTTAA
- the HNRNPM gene encoding heterogeneous nuclear ribonucleoprotein M isoform X9: MEESMKKAAEVLNKHSLSGRPLKVKEDPDGEHARRAMQKAGRLGSTVFVANLDYKVGWKKLKEVFSMAGVVVRADILEDKDGKSRGIGTVTFEQSIEAVQAISMFNGQLLFDRPMHVKMDERALPKGDFFPPERPQQLPHGLGGIGMGLGPGGQPIDANHLNKGIGMGNIGPAGMEGPFGGGMENMGRFGSGMNMGRINEILSNALKRGEIIAKQGGGGGGGSVPGIERMGPGIDRIGGAGMERMGAGLGHGMDRVGSEIERMGLVMDRMGSVERMGSGIERMGPLGLDHMASSIERMGQTMERIGSGVERMGAGMGFGLERMAAPIDRVGQTIERMGSGVERMGPAIERMGLSMERMVPAGMGAGLERMGPVMDRMATGLERMGANNLERMGLERMGANSLERMGLERMGANSLERMGPAMGPALGAGIERMGLAMGGGGGASFDRAIEMERGNFGGSFAGSFGGAGGHAPGVARKACQIFVRNLPFDFTWKMLKDKFNECGHVLYADIKMENGKSKGCGVVKFESPEVAERACRMMNGMKLSGREIDVRIDRNA, from the exons ATGGAAGAGAGCATGAAAAAAGCTGCTGAAGTTCTAAACAAGCATAGTCTGAGTGGAAGACCACTGAAAGTCAAAGAA GATCCTGATGGTGAACATGCCAGGAGAGCAATGCAAAAG GCTGGAAGACTTGGAAGCACAGTATTTGTAGCAAAT CTGGATTATAAAGTTGGCTGGAAGAAACTGAAGGAAGTTTTTAGTATGGCTGGTGTGGTGGTCCGAGCAGACATTCTTGAGGATAAAGATGGAAAAAGTCGTGGAATAGGCACTGTTACTTTTGAACAGTCCATTGAAGCTGTGCAAGCTATAT CTATGTTTAATGGCCAACTGCTATTTGACAGACCAATGCACGTGAAAATG gatGAGAGGGCCTTACCAAAGGGAGATTTTTTCCCTCCTGAGCGTCCACAACAACTTCCCC aTGGACTTGGTGGTATTGGCATGGGGTTAGGACCAGGAGGGCAGCCTATTGACGCCAATCATTTGAATAAAGGCATTGGAATGGGCAACATAGGACCCGCAG GCATGGAGGGACCCTTTGGTGGTGGTATGGAAAACATGGGTCGATTTGGATCTGGGATGAACATGGGCAGAATAAACG AAATCCTAAGTAATGCACTGAAGAGAGGAGAGATCATTGCAAAGCAGGGAGGAG GTGGAGGCGGAGGCAGTGTCCCTGGAATTGAGAGGATGGGCCCCGGCATTGACCGCATTGGGGGTGCCGGCATGGAGCGCATGGGTGCAGGCCTGGGCCACGGCATGGATCGTGTGGGCTCTGAGATTGAGCGCATGGGCCTGGTCATGGACCGCATGGGCTCAGTCGAGCGCATGGGCTCCGGCATCGAGCGCATGGGCCCACTGGGCCTCGACCACATGGCCTCCAGCATCGAGCGCATGGGCCAGACCATGGAGCGCATCGGCTCTGGTGTGGAGCGCATGGGTGCCGGCATGGGCTTTGGCCTGGAGCGTATGGCCGCACCCATTGACCGTGTGGGCCAGACCATCGAGCGCATGGGCTCTGGCGTGGAGCGAATGGGCCCTGCCATCGAGCGCATGGGCCTGAGCATGGAGCGCATGGTGCCCGCAGGCATGGGGGCAGGCCTGGAGCGCATGGGCCCTGTGATGGATCGCATGGCCACCGGCCTGGAGCGCATGGGCGCCAACAACCTGGAGCGCATGGGCCTGGAGCGTATGGGCGCCAACAGTCTCGAGCGCATGGGCCTGGAGCGCATGGGCGCCAACAGCCTGGAGCGCATGGGTCCCGCCATGGGCCCGGCCCTGGGCGCTGGCATTGAGCGCATGGGCCTGGCCATGGGTGGTGGTGGCGGTGCCAGCTTTGACCGTGCCATCGAGATGGAGCGTGGCAACTTTGGAGGAAGCTTCGCAGGTTCCTTTGGTGGAGCCGGAGGCCATGCTCCTGGGGTGGCCAGGAAGGCCTGCCAGATATTTGTGAGAAAT CTCCCATTTGATTTTACATGGAAGATGCTAAAAGACAAGTTCAACGAATGTG GCCACGTGCTGTATGCCGACATCAAGATGGAGAATGGGAAGTCCAAGGGGTGCGGTGTGGTTAAGTTTGAGTCGCCAGAGGTGGCTGAGAGAGCCTGCCGGATGATGAATGGGATGAAGCTGAGTGGCCGAGAGATTGATGTTCGAATCGATAGAAATGCTTAA
- the HNRNPM gene encoding heterogeneous nuclear ribonucleoprotein M isoform X8: MEESMKKAAEVLNKHSLSGRPLKVKEDPDGEHARRAMQKAGRLGSTVFVANLDYKVGWKKLKEVFSMAGVVVRADILEDKDGKSRGIGTVTFEQSIEAVQAISMFNGQLLFDRPMHVKMDERALPKGDFFPPERPQQLPHGLGGIGMGLGPGGQPIDANHLNKGIGMGNIGPAGMGMEGIGFGINKMGGMEGPFGGGMENMGRFGSGMNMGRINGGGGGSVPGIERMGPGIDRIGGAGMERMGAGLGHGMDRVGSEIERMGLVMDRMGSVERMGSGIERMGPLGLDHMASSIERMGQTMERIGSGVERMGAGMGFGLERMAAPIDRVGQTIERMGSGVERMGPAIERMGLSMERMVPAGMGAGLERMGPVMDRMATGLERMGANNLERMGLERMGANSLERMGLERMGANSLERMGPAMGPALGAGIERMGLAMGGGGGASFDRAIEMERGNFGGSFAGSFGGAGGHAPGVARKACQIFVRNLPFDFTWKMLKDKFNECGHVLYADIKMENGKSKGCGVVKFESPEVAERACRMMNGMKLSGREIDVRIDRNA; encoded by the exons ATGGAAGAGAGCATGAAAAAAGCTGCTGAAGTTCTAAACAAGCATAGTCTGAGTGGAAGACCACTGAAAGTCAAAGAA GATCCTGATGGTGAACATGCCAGGAGAGCAATGCAAAAG GCTGGAAGACTTGGAAGCACAGTATTTGTAGCAAAT CTGGATTATAAAGTTGGCTGGAAGAAACTGAAGGAAGTTTTTAGTATGGCTGGTGTGGTGGTCCGAGCAGACATTCTTGAGGATAAAGATGGAAAAAGTCGTGGAATAGGCACTGTTACTTTTGAACAGTCCATTGAAGCTGTGCAAGCTATAT CTATGTTTAATGGCCAACTGCTATTTGACAGACCAATGCACGTGAAAATG gatGAGAGGGCCTTACCAAAGGGAGATTTTTTCCCTCCTGAGCGTCCACAACAACTTCCCC aTGGACTTGGTGGTATTGGCATGGGGTTAGGACCAGGAGGGCAGCCTATTGACGCCAATCATTTGAATAAAGGCATTGGAATGGGCAACATAGGACCCGCAG gaatgGGAATGGAAGGCATAGGAtttggaataaataaaatgggag GCATGGAGGGACCCTTTGGTGGTGGTATGGAAAACATGGGTCGATTTGGATCTGGGATGAACATGGGCAGAATAAACG GTGGAGGCGGAGGCAGTGTCCCTGGAATTGAGAGGATGGGCCCCGGCATTGACCGCATTGGGGGTGCCGGCATGGAGCGCATGGGTGCAGGCCTGGGCCACGGCATGGATCGTGTGGGCTCTGAGATTGAGCGCATGGGCCTGGTCATGGACCGCATGGGCTCAGTCGAGCGCATGGGCTCCGGCATCGAGCGCATGGGCCCACTGGGCCTCGACCACATGGCCTCCAGCATCGAGCGCATGGGCCAGACCATGGAGCGCATCGGCTCTGGTGTGGAGCGCATGGGTGCCGGCATGGGCTTTGGCCTGGAGCGTATGGCCGCACCCATTGACCGTGTGGGCCAGACCATCGAGCGCATGGGCTCTGGCGTGGAGCGAATGGGCCCTGCCATCGAGCGCATGGGCCTGAGCATGGAGCGCATGGTGCCCGCAGGCATGGGGGCAGGCCTGGAGCGCATGGGCCCTGTGATGGATCGCATGGCCACCGGCCTGGAGCGCATGGGCGCCAACAACCTGGAGCGCATGGGCCTGGAGCGTATGGGCGCCAACAGTCTCGAGCGCATGGGCCTGGAGCGCATGGGCGCCAACAGCCTGGAGCGCATGGGTCCCGCCATGGGCCCGGCCCTGGGCGCTGGCATTGAGCGCATGGGCCTGGCCATGGGTGGTGGTGGCGGTGCCAGCTTTGACCGTGCCATCGAGATGGAGCGTGGCAACTTTGGAGGAAGCTTCGCAGGTTCCTTTGGTGGAGCCGGAGGCCATGCTCCTGGGGTGGCCAGGAAGGCCTGCCAGATATTTGTGAGAAAT CTCCCATTTGATTTTACATGGAAGATGCTAAAAGACAAGTTCAACGAATGTG GCCACGTGCTGTATGCCGACATCAAGATGGAGAATGGGAAGTCCAAGGGGTGCGGTGTGGTTAAGTTTGAGTCGCCAGAGGTGGCTGAGAGAGCCTGCCGGATGATGAATGGGATGAAGCTGAGTGGCCGAGAGATTGATGTTCGAATCGATAGAAATGCTTAA